One segment of Triticum aestivum cultivar Chinese Spring chromosome 2A, IWGSC CS RefSeq v2.1, whole genome shotgun sequence DNA contains the following:
- the LOC123191979 gene encoding uncharacterized protein yields the protein MSSDGGPTFSVKLFIDKEKKKVLFAESDKDFVDVLFSFLTLPLGTIVRLFDKKSQVGCLDELYKSVESLGEDHFQTKACKAMLLAPLNAAAVHCNRLKVKVVDKNPMYRCKNASCRVTAFSSVPHAICYCKNDAVFVIGVAKFIITDDLQVAPASTRVMFSLIEKYGIPEKENIQEKVIQLNSAKMIGLLRRALLTKQVLTGLYFDVAILANPADMCMLSESMFAKQALETEPKFKAIKDGPMNFMVTDDLQIRPFCLINTLEFLRACKVPKDKLVEKELTLNKTQVLKLVGAAFGTSKALSSVLMPSKK from the exons ATGTCAAGCGATGGCGGACCTACCTTCTCTGTCAAGCTGTTCATcgacaaggagaagaagaaggtgcTGTTTGCAGAATCCGACAAGGACTTCGTCGACGTGCTCTTCAGCTTCCTCACCCTGCCTCTCGGCACCATCGTTCGTCTCTTCGACAAGAAGTCTCAGGTCGGATGCCTCGACGAGCTGTACAAGAGTGTGGAGAGTCTCGGTGAAGATCACTTCCAAACCAAGGCGTGCAAGGCCATGCTTCTTGCGCCGCTCAATGCAGCTGCAGTCCATTGCAATCGGCTTAAAGTGAAAGTTGTCGACAAAAATCCTATGTATCGCTGCAAAAATGCCAGTTGCCGTGTTACAGCATTTAGCTCCGTCCCTCATGCTATTTGCTATTGTAAAAAC GATGCAGTTTTTGTCATTGGTGTCGCCAAGTTCATCATAACGGATGATCTCCAAGTTGCTCCTGCTTCCACAAGGGTCATGTTTTCGTTGATTGAAAAATATGGGATACCAGAAAAGGAGAATATCCAGGAGAAGGTGATCCAGCTCAATTCTGCCAAG ATGATCGGTCTGCTTAGGAGAGCGCTGCTGACAAAACAAGTCTTAACTGGACTTTATTTTGACGTTGCTATCCTGGCAAATCCTGCAGACATGTGTATGCTTTCCGAAAGTATGTTCGCAAAACAGGCGCTTGAGACTGAACCCAAGTTCAAAGCCATCAAG GATGGCCCCATGAACTTCATGGTGACCGACGACCTCCAGATCCGCCCATTTTGCTTGATCAACACCCTCGAGTTCCTGCGCGCATGCAAGGTTCCCAAGGACAAGCTAGTGGAGAAAGAACTCACGCTCAACAAAACCCAG GTTCTGAAGCTTGTGGGAGCTGCATTTGGGACGAGCAAAGCACTCAGCAGCGTGCTCATGCCTTCGAAGAAGTAG